CTAGGTTGGAGTAGATGCAAGGAGAGACAAACTGGCGAGTGTCATATGTGATCAAATATAAATCTGGTCTCAGCAAACCCTCGACGTACGCGATACGTCTGAGAACTGCAAGATATACTCGAGCAATCAAGCGGTATTGCACTGGTTGTTCGCGTGGTGTACAAGTACTTTAGAGAGACATCTAAACCTGTTGAACCGTTCCTGATCACTATTCCACATCATCATAAGGAAGTGACTTGACGCACCAGTTCCGGTTATTTTAAATTAAGCAGGTGGAAAAGTtcatattatatataaaattgTGGTGTTTCCCAGACGGTTAGTACTAGCTGCTAGAAGACAATGAATGTCACTTGACCACAACGCGGAGTAAAGACTGAGGTCTGTGAGAAAGAACATGCCTTCCCATAAGTTATGTTTCTATACTTGGAATCTTTGATTACTTCAGGGTTCATATTCATATTAATTCCATTTAAATTCCTCCATAACCCAGTGATTCCATCCGCAGGCCGTTTCCGTTAATCGTTGATTGGCCGAAACGTGTACAATATCGAACTAAACCACATTAGGATATTGAGGGATTTGCCGCCTGGCATCTTCGATCCTCAGGGCTATAAACCAATCATATCCAAGTCTACAGTTGATAGGTGACTCGTTATTAGCGTTATCAATTCGTGGATTTAGATCCAACAATGACAGGAAACCATGGATTGTCATTTGTGGGTGCGTGTACATGATTCGTGATTCTCGGGGTATTCGACGATCCTTAGCCCGATGTTCGGTCTTCACGGTCAAAGCGAAGATATTGACCGAAGATGGTGTCAGATATATAAAGGTAGTGACAGCCCGACCTATCTGTAGTCTTTCCTGTAGTACGCATTTCTATCAATTTGAAGCTTCTAGTTACATCTCTTCGGAACACTCTCCACCATGACAACCTTACTGTCCGACCTCACTTCCACTCTTAACTCCGCGCTGGCAAACCTCCCAGCCCCAGAGAACATTAAAGATGAGGAGCGTGTGCAGCTTCTCGGGGCAATCGGTCAGCTTCAGTCCGCACTGGAGACGCCAGTCCAGATCATCCAAAAGCATTGTTTCGCGGTAGGTTACTGCCGAACTTCCTTTATAACCGAATCCGCACTGAACCTAGTAGCACTATGGAATTGCCGGAATCAGGGTTGCCCAGGGCATGGGAATCTTTGATGCTTTCGTCACATCCAACGGGGCCGAAATGACCCTGGCAGAACTCTCGTCAAAAACGAAAGGGGACGTGGAGCTTCTGAGTATGGGCCCATCATCACTACTAGACTCATACGAAGCAAAAACAAACTTACATTGACTAGAACGCATAATGCGATTCCTTTGCTCCCACAACATCTGCAAGGAAACCAACACCGAAACATATCAGCCTTCACAGATCGCCATGCTGTACGGAACTGGTTCAGTGCCTGGTGATATGATCAAGCATTTGTAAGCCTATAATCCTTGCACCTTTATCTCATTCTAATGATAATAGTCATACAAACATGCAAATCACCTCAAAGCTCTTTGACTActtcgaagagaaggggTACAAGAATCCTTCAGATGCCTACGATGCACCCTTCCAGCTGGCCTATCAAACGAACGAGCATTACTTCGAATGGCTGAGCAAGAGACCCGCGACACAAAGCGTGTTCAACTCAGTAATGACTGAAAGCAAACGACACTACGGTGTTGAGTGGTTTGAGATTTTCCCAGTTCTGGACAAGTTACAGGTACCTCCGGAGCGAGTCGCGTTTGTCGacgttggtggtggtgtcggGCATGATGTTATAGCACTCAAGACACGGTTCCCACAACTGCCGGGCAAATACATTGTCCAGGATCTCCCACAAGTCATTGACGACATCAAAGAGCCGCTCGGCGAAGGAATCAGTGCTGTCAAGATCGATATGTTCGAGGGACAGCCTATTCAAGGTGCTAAGGCTTACCACTTGCGGACGGTTTTGCATGACTGGCCCGACAAGCCGGCGCTTGAAGCTCTGCGTCACATTCGGAAAGCGATGGCCAGTGACTCAATCCTTCTCATTAATGAGCATGTAATGCCCGAGGGTGCCAATGTTCCTGCGCTATCTGCAACACTCGATATCCATATGATGGAGGTCTTTTCCTCCCTTGAGCGAACAGAGAAGCAATGGGTTGATCTGCTCGAGAAGGCGGAGTTCAAGGTTACCCAAGTTTGGAGGTCTGATGCAGACTTTCGTACTGCGGTATTTGAGGCTACTTTGGCATAATGAACTTGTTTAAAGGGTGGACAAAATCGGTCTTGTCATCTTTCGCTCTCCTGTTGGTGATTCCCCTGGTCATACAATGTATTACACCTAGTTACGATTAGAACCTTAATGACAATAGATTGCTAATATATACTCTGTATGGGATATTCACCCTCATTGATCTTAGAGGAACGTACTACCGCGGCGTTGCTTCTGCAAAAGTTTTGTTCCTCGTGAAAAGCTGACAGGGGTTCAAATTTGTCATTCCCTTTGAGTGCTTTCAGTCAAGAGATATCGATCCCGGAGGCCAGTGTTTGTGGTTCATGGTTCATCATGCAGAATCCTAGAAACTTTAATCATTGACCAGTGTGCAGCATGTTCTGTGGAGCTTAGGGTGTCAAACAAGAAGCGGACTAGTTCTACTTCGTTATCTCCAACTATGAGTGACAGCTCATCTTTATTCCCTTGCATGAGTTCTCGTTTGAGAGATTCAAAGGCCAATGAAGCAGCTATGTTGGAATTTATCAAGCCTTCGCAATGCGGCCAGGACTGGAGAGCTTTAATGGCTCGTAAGCGTACACGATAGTCGGGACATTTAGATGCCACGACGTACAGGCCTGGGATGATGCCATTGTCTAACGTGGTTGTGGAACGCTCCGGAAATTTCGCCATCAGCGCTTCATGGGCGGATAATAAGGACACGTATTCCGGGGTCAAATATCCCGGAGTCGgaccgttgaagaagcaggTTTTAATACTTAAGATCTGAGCAAGGTAGTGCAATCGGATTATATCTACCCCTCGCTGTTCCTTCGGGCTGAGTTTGGCATAGGACTGTTCGCAGAACAATTCTAATCGTTGCTTGTGCTGAGTCAGAGACGCAAGAAGACTCTGTTGTGTTAAGCACATTGAGTTATAGTGGAGCTTGATCTCCGTACTGGAAAGTGACCAGCATTCGGAGAGAAATGGGATGCCTTTGCTTAATACGTGATTAAGTTCCCGTCGAGCCTCATGCACATTGCGAGGTAATGACATGGTATCGCTGTGTGACCActtctcctctcctgccTTCTTCAGATGCAAGAGTGGCCCATCCTTTCCGAAATGCGATGACTGTGCATCCAACCGCACGAACGCTTCGACCAAAGACTGGTCGATGGCTGACAAGCAGTGCATATAAGTCGCTGCCTCATTCAGAATTTGCAGCCCACTCCGGAGATGCTGCAAAGCTGTATCATACTGCCCCAGTAACAGCTCTGACAATGTGAACAGTAGACAGCATACTAGAGTTACCTCTTTAAACTGTGGATCGTGGGATGCATGTCGCTtatggagaagagcaaaagaTCGTGCCGACTGTTCTAAGGCGAATCGGTGCCGAGGACGATGTAGGTTGACTCCTGCTAGACGCATGCTATTTTCCTCTGAGTCTTCTTGAACCGCACCCAGCATATTCGCAGCATGATACACGGCCGGCTCTATGTGACTAAGTTGCTTTACCAGTCTTTGCCACAACGGggagtcgaagaaggaagtcAAATTGGAGATTGAGTGATGATGGAAGTATGAAAAACATCTTTTCTCGTCCGAGTTCATGACCCAACAGAGACGGTTTGCAATGTCGGGCAGACATACAACGGTTCGCTTATGCGGCAGCCGGCACATGTCATATCCTTCGCATATGCGACCAGTCGAGGTGCAATTTTGGCATACAGTACCGGGTGATTCGTCGCATTTGATATGCCGGGCACTGTACCGGTGAACTGTCAGAGCTGCGACATTACATCGGGACAACCCTATTTTATGCTTACCGACAGGTGCGGCAGCCCGTCTTGGATCGTTTCCGTTGGGCTCTGCGCTGTCTGGGTACTGGTGCCTCCACGGAAGCCATGGTAGTCTAGCAAGTCCTCAGAGCTGGACGGGTTATTTCACGGCCTGAACTGGGGCGGTAACAGCGTTACagagcaagagaaaaggagaagaagaaaagagtgaCGCAAAAGGAGGCAAGAGTGACCAAGAATAGAAGTGCTCCCTGATTATCAAGGGAACAAGTGTATTTGACGCACTGCACGCCTGCTAAAAGCCACTAGTGCACATACACCCCAAGTAGGGAAGATCATGACCACTCACAAATTCTTGTGATGCCATTCGAAGGCGTTATGGAAGACAGATCGAAGCACCGAGGCTGGGTGTCGGGAATGGCCGAAAGAGGCTCAAAATCAAGCCTTCGGATTGACAGCGAGAAGCATTGCCTTTTGGCCCCCACCAGAGTGGTGCCCCACCAGCTGAAGTGCATGGAGGTTGACGCGCAGATTGGTGGAGGACTCGACTGTCGTGCTTTTTGGGACCTTCCTGTCATTGGTGGCTGACATCAGGTGAACCCCGTGTAATGATGGTGGTATACCAGGCAGAGCCCTGGATTGGGCCGTACTGACGTCCTCTTTTTATCGAAGTTGGTTGTTGCCTTGTGGTGGAGACCGGCATTCCCTTGTCGGTGATGATCAGCCAAGACTGAAGGTTAAAAAGGTTAGGAGCAGTAGGCATATAGGAGATCAACCCAGGCCTCAAATGGTgttataaaaaaaaaatgaatattgaaggaaaataaataataaataaataacatAAAATACACACAACAAGAAACCAGTGACGTACATGTACCAGCAAACGGAAGGAATCAGggtggtggatgagagaTAGAAAACGAGGCCTGACGGTTGAGAATGAAGATTGCGCCCACTAGCTCAGATATCCAAAGATACCTCAAGAGGGattggatatcctcatgTCATATGACATGGCCGACCTGACACATTGCCAGTGCATCCCGCTGAACCTTTAAGACGGGGTCACTAGGTTTAAATGGAGGAGAGGTAGCCAGAATCAAAGTGGGCTGCAATATTGTCAAATATCGAGAAGATTCACAGCCGAAAGATTCCGAGAGAAAGCTTAGTATTTGATATATCGGATATGAACAGCTGGAGAACGTTTGATTCATAATATACCCATAGCCTAAGTCATGTTCAAAGTAGGCTATATTCATTTCTATGTGCGGTTTGCGATACAGATTATGCAAGTCGAGGAAGGGTGAGAAAAAGACAGATAGACATTAAAGCACGCTTAGAGTACAGTCCAAAGAACGCTAAACAAGTATACAACAGGATGAGAACAATGAAGAATATACAGTTACAGACCAGTATCTCACTTCCCATTCCTAGGCAATTTCACCCAGTATTCACAGAGCTTACCGTGCGCGATTCGTCTCCACTGCCCAATCTCACGCTGCTCGTCGTCCTGCTCTTTCGCTGTGCCCTTGTTCCCCATTCCGAGATTGTAGGGTTTGTATTCAGGATCATAATGTAATCGATGAAGCACACTGGAATGGATTTTGGCTGCCGGCGGAAGTGGCCTTCGGAAGCCACGGCCGTGCCATCTGGTTTCATGGACTTCCCCGTCGGGCGAGACCTTTGGACGCTTGAAGGGCATGTATTCCATCATCCGCCAGAAGAGAACCTCGAGCCCCCTCCCGAAATCGTAGCCCAGCGAGTCATGGATCTCGGCTTGTTCGGCAGCTTGAACAATGTCGGGATCGTAGTCCTCTATTCTTGGGTCGAAGCACCCATGCTTCTTGAGCTGGATCGGGTCAAAGGTGAGATCGGCCATGATAGCCTCCTGCACCATCCACATAAGGGGTATCTGGCTAGCCTTTGTCTTAAGGGACGGCCACCCACCCCCAACATCACTGTGGTCTCCCGCAAAGTACACCTCCTCAAAGTCCCCCTTGACCACGGGGTGAGGAAGGCCGGAGATAATAGCTTCCCCATTTGCAGCCCAGGTACTGACATGATGTGTCCTGGCCTTCATGCCGCCGATGGGCGGCGGATCGAATAGCACGGGCTGGaatttgattcttttttcatCGATACTAACCGCATGTCGCATGATCTTCGGGCTCGGCTGAATATCGTTGTCCTTGCTGACATCGCGGTTGAACTCTGCGACACTATTGACAGTATCGAAAAGTCCGAGAAAATGGACCAGTCCGGGCGACCGACACATGGTTTCTCGACTGAGTCGCAGCGACGCTTCTGCGTCATCCCTTTCCTTGCCGGCATCCGCAAACTTGTATCTGATGAACGCCTCCCAAACAAAAGGAATGGTTTCTTCGTTGTCGGCGGAGATAAGTCCAGCATAGTCCAACATCTCGTTCAGAAAACGGGCTGTATATGCTCCTCGAGAAAAGCCAAATAGATAGATTCTGGACCCGGGGACCCATCGGCGGGCGAGGAAGCGATAGCCTGAGATAACGTGCTCGTTGAATGATGTTGCCAATGCTTGGTCGACAATTCTTTTGGTCGGAAGATTGGTGAAGGGCTGGTATGCTAGACTTGCAAACGATCCGGCGGTAACATCGGTTCCTATGCCAGCTGTTGTGTGTGAGACTGAGATCCGCAGGGAATGTTCAACATAGACACATACGCTGATAGTAACAGTCTATACGGGTTAGTTTACCGCAAGTAGTACCGCAGAGTCAAGACAACTCACATCTGTTATCCTTGGTTCGATCAAGCATACGGAAGATCTTGAGGATATTGGTTTCGCTCCCATCTGCACGAAAGGTATTTCCGGTGCCATCGAAACAAAGAACTAACTCACGAGTAGGTTCAGTGTCGTTGCACCCGCATGGATCAATTTCTTTAGACATGACTGTGGTAGGTACTGTACAGAACTTTGCGCGGTCTCGGAGTGGTAGCAGCACGGTTGCTTCATTTTAAGGCTGTCATTCAGGGCCCGTGGAGACCCTTTGGTCGGCAGCTAGGATGATCGCCACACGGCCTGATGAGTTGGCCCGCCTTAAAATGCATGGCGGCGGCATCATGCATGGCTGAGTTTGCAGATCCACGCATTGACTCAATAGCCTCGCAGTAGTGCCTTGGGCGTACTGGCGGTGACACCGTACACCGCAACACGTTGCCAGGATTTGTGAGGCTATTTGTCGGATAACCAGTGGACAGCGCAAATAGCCATCCATATTACGGACGCCTGAGTCACAATATTAGAAGTTCTATCGTGAGCAAGGGATACGATACGACAAGAGTATCACATAGCATGGCGGATTAAGACAGGATGACTTAGGCAGGGCAGAGGGCAATGCTGAATTCCCTGTGGGCCTCAAGCAGCTGACCAATACCCTGCACGAGTTGCAAATATAATCATGGAGTTGGGCTTACTAGCTGAGGGCTGCAGAATGTGGTGGGCCCTACTAGTCGTCAGCCCTGTTCGGCATCTCATACGTCATTGGGTTTCCTATGCATGGTGCCCGTCTTCCAAATTGTATTAAATTTATGGACTGTAGTAAGGCATCCCACTGGGTGAGTCAACCATACGCCCAGACTATTATGTTTCTGAATGGCGTGGCTGAGTGATGGTCATTGGCTTGGATGATGTAAGATTACAGTGATGGATCCTTGGATATGACATGTCGCACGCAAGTCCTCCGTAGAGTAATGCATACATTTACGGATATACCGACCTTTCCCAGCGCCCAGCTTCTAGCCTGTTGGGTTCCACGGCGGGCCATTCCTGACTTTGCCGAGAACAGCCCGTAAATATCCACCGGCAAACGCGCTGATGGCTTGAACATGGAGATGCGCAACCCGGTACTTTGAGGGTACGACAATTAACGTTTTAGCCGTAAGGATGTTGGTTGGTGCTCTACTAGTACATCACTGCTTCTAAAGCTCCGATGCTTTAGGAATGAAAAGACTCTCCAAACAAGGATAATGAAGaatattctttgcttccggTCAGAACAGTTAATGCCGAGATATTGTAGCTTTTGGCCATTCGTCGCTGCCACAGGGGACAGTATGTAGGGCGCCTACGATCCCACCAGTACCCTCTCATGCAGTcggatatatgtatattgTGCTAGTGGACCCCCACAGCCAGGAGCTCTGGGCACCCTACAAGTGCAATGCTGCTATGCAATGTATTATTAATAAGTACTTAATTGTCGATGGTGGGAGGAGATTCCAGCAAGCCGCTTTACGCATTAGACACTAATGCCTGCTGTATGTACGTGGTCATACTCTATGCAAGCGTATGTCTTAGGATTGGTACATGAGGCAAATCGCAAGGCAACCATTAGGAAGAGTGTCACATCGCCGTGGAATGCACACGAATGCCTTCATGTTTCGTAAAAAGAAAGCTAaactttgatatcatcgcTCAAATGTATGTTATCGATGGTGGGCCACTACAGAAAGCCACGAGCCATATCAATATGTTGAGATCCGCTTTTGCCGGAAGGATGATCAAGGTAGTGGAGAATCTAGTAGCTAGGCCAATAGGCCACAGTTGTAAACTCTCTCGTTCCTTTCACAGCTAGTTTGCTCGATATGATGAATCATTTAAGGAGTTATCGAGATTGTCATTACTTGCACAGTGATTTACTCTTTCAATAAATATGGTGTTGCCTAACATAATGCGGTATATCATATATTCTGCTaaacatcttcttcaatgcatGGTATCTTCAACTCCGCAACTACACCAACACCGTGCATACTACTACATGACATAACAAGATGTACATCGCCACCAAACGTCAAAGCCATAATCATCCCAACGGTCATTACCCTTATATAGGAGTGTCTTGCAGTCACGTCCTCATCGCCCTACCTCAGGGGCAGCCGCATCAAACCAATCAACCCAGAAGTGTCTCCTGCTTAGCGCCCTGCACAGCACAAAGATACGACACTCGGTCTTTGGTATAGAATTCAACATCGACCTTGTTGCGCAAGTTCGCTTCGCCACCATCCAGAGTCCCGGCTTTGATGACGGTCTTGTCGGCCATGAGCTCTAATTCTGTGAACAGACTAGACCCGCACTTGCCACAGAAGAAATGGCGGTTGTTTTTGCCCGAGGCCCCGGTGACATCATAGAACGAGGGTTCT
The sequence above is a segment of the Aspergillus oryzae RIB40 DNA, chromosome 3 genome. Coding sequences within it:
- a CDS encoding uncharacterized protein (predicted protein), coding for MTTLLSDLTSTLNSALANLPAPENIKDEERVQLLGAIGQLQSALETPVQIIQKHCFAHYGIAGIRVAQGMGIFDAFVTSNGAEMTLAELSSKTKGDVELLKRIMRFLCSHNICKETNTETYQPSQIAMLYGTGSVPGDMIKHFHTNMQITSKLFDYFEEKGYKNPSDAYDAPFQLAYQTNEHYFEWLSKRPATQSVFNSVMTESKRHYGVEWFEIFPVLDKLQVPPERVAFVDVGGGVGHDVIALKTRFPQLPGKYIVQDLPQVIDDIKEPLGEGISAVKIDMFEGQPIQGAKAYHLRTVLHDWPDKPALEALRHIRKAMASDSILLINEHVMPEGANVPALSATLDIHMMEVFSSLERTEKQWVDLLEKAEFKVTQVWRSDADFRTAVFEATLA
- a CDS encoding uncharacterized protein (predicted protein), whose translation is MHFSWWGTTLVGAKRQCFSLSIRRLDFEPLSAIPDTQPRCFDLSSITPSNGITRICVQCVKYTCSLDNQGALLFLVTLASFCVTLFFFSFSLALLPWLPWRHQYPDSAEPNGNDPRRAAAPVGKHKIGLSRCNVAALTVHRYSARHIKCDESPGTVCQNCTSTGRICEGYDMCRLPHKRTVVCLPDIANRLCWVMNSDEKRCFSYFHHHSISNLTSFFDSPLWQRLVKQLSHIEPAVYHAANMLGAVQEDSEENSMRLAGVNLHRPRHRFALEQSARSFALLHKRHASHDPQFKEVTLVCCLLFTLSELLLGQYDTALQHLRSGLQILNEAATYMHCLSAIDQSLVEAFVRLDAQSSHFGKDGPLLHLKKAGEEKWSHSDTMSLPRNVHEARRELNHVLSKGIPFLSECWSLSSTEIKLHYNSMCLTQQSLLASLTQHKQRLELFCEQSYAKLSPKEQRGVDIIRLHYLAQILSIKTCFFNGPTPGYLTPEYVSLLSAHEALMAKFPERSTTTLDNGIIPGLYVVASKCPDYRVRLRAIKALQSWPHCEGLINSNIAASLAFESLKRELMQGNKDELSLINMLHTGQ
- a CDS encoding T6SS phospholipase effector Tle1-like catalytic domain-containing protein (uncharacterized conserved protein) codes for the protein MSKEIDPCGCNDTEPTRELVLCFDGTGNTFRADGSETNILKIFRMLDRTKDNRYCYYQPGIGTDVTAGSFASLAYQPFTNLPTKRIVDQALATSFNEHVISGYRFLARRWVPGSRIYLFGFSRGAYTARFLNEMLDYAGLISADNEETIPFVWEAFIRYKFADAGKERDDAEASLRLSRETMCRSPGLVHFLGLFDTVNSVAEFNRDVSKDNDIQPSPKIMRHAVSIDEKRIKFQPVLFDPPPIGGMKARTHHVSTWAANGEAIISGLPHPVVKGDFEEVYFAGDHSDVGGGWPSLKTKASQIPLMWMVQEAIMADLTFDPIQLKKHGCFDPRIEDYDPDIVQAAEQAEIHDSLGYDFGRGLEVLFWRMMEYMPFKRPKVSPDGEVHETRWHGRGFRRPLPPAAKIHSSVLHRLHYDPEYKPYNLGMGNKGTAKEQDDEQREIGQWRRIAHGKLCEYWVKLPRNGK
- a CDS encoding GFA family protein (predicted protein), with protein sequence MTLAGSCMCGAIAYTSDSEPLVKALCHCVDCQKWTGGPFTSNVIVPRDSFKVTKGEPSFYDVTGASGKNNRHFFCGKCGSSLFTELELMADKTVIKAGTLDGGEANLRNKVDVEFYTKDRVSYLCAVQGAKQETLLG